Within the Saccharomonospora amisosensis genome, the region ATGAGGTTCCCCAACGAGGTGGTCCGGGTTCGGAGGAGCCGACGACCGGCGACGCCGAGCCTCCATCGGCTCCGCACCTGCGAGAGGTGCTGCCGCCCGTCGTCAGGCAACGGCCGGTGGAGGGCCTGCTCGGCGGGTGAGAGCGAGGCTGTCCTGACGTCGATGACCGGCAGGCAGCCTGCGCAGGAGAAACGCCGTGCTGACAGCGCGGACACCTCAACTGCGTAGACTGCGGGCGTGGCTGTCGTCGAATCCGTGCTGGCCCACGTGCCTGAGCCGCTGCGGGCGGTGCTCATCAAGCACCGCGAGTTGCTCAAGTTCGCGGTGGTCGGTGGCACCACCTTCCTGGTCGACAACGGCATCTGGTACCTGCTCAAGCTGACGGTGCTCGAGGCCAAGCCCACGACCGCGAAGGGCATCGCGATCATCATCGCCACGATCGTGTCGTACGTGCTCAACCGGGAGTGGTCGTTCCGCACTCGTGGCGGCCGGGAACGCCCCCACGAAGCGGCGCTGTTTTTCCTGGTCAGCGGGGTAGCCGTGGTGGTGAACCTGATCCCGCTGTACGCCTCACGGAACGTCTTCAACCTCGAGGTACCGCACGTGTCACTACTCGTGCAGGAAGTCGCCGACTTCGCGAGCGGGTCCGTGCTGGGCATGCTGCTTGCGATGGCGTTTCGCTTCTGGGGTTTCAAGCGTTGGGTGTTCCCCGACGAGTTGGGTGATCGGCGTGGCGAGGACGCCGCCGTCGCCACCGAACGGCGAGTGCGGGCCTAGCGGGGCACCCGCTCGGGCGGCCAGCTCACTCCCCCGACATCCGCGGGCGTCGGTACCCGCAGGAACAGGCTGAACGTAGCGGGCTTCTTCACCGAAAGCTCGAGCCTGCCGCCGTCGGCTTCGGCGAGGGCACGGGCGAGCGCGAGCCCCACACCGGTGGAGCCACCGCCGGAGACACCGCGGTCGAACACGTGCGCGGCCAGTTCTTCTGGCACCCCCTGGCCGCCGTCGGCCACCTCCACAACCACGGTGCCTTCGGAGTCTCCCCGCCGTGCGGTGACCGTCACGGTGCCGCCACCGTGCCGCAACGCGTTGTCCAGCAGCACTCCGACGACTTCCCGCAGCCGCGCGGGGGTAGCCCTCGCCATCAGCGCGTCAGCGCCACGCACCCGCAACGTGCGCCCGTGCGCCCGAAACTGCGGGCGCCACTCCTCGGCGATGTGTGACAGCAGCGTCGACAGTTCCACCGGCTCGGCACCCACCTCGCTGGCGGCCCTCGCGGCGGCGAGCAGCTCGTCGAGCACGGTCGCCAGCCGGTCGGCCTGTTCGAGCGCCGCTCGCGCGTCCTCGCGCACCTCGGGGTCATCATGCGCCGTCAGAGTCTCCAACCGCAGTTGCAGCGCGGTCAGCCTGCTGCGCAACTGGTGGGAGACGTCGCCGACGAGCTGGCGTTCCCGTTGCACGAGCTGAGCCAGCGCCGAACCGGACGCATCGAGGGCGTCGGCGACCATGTCGAGTTCACCGACCCCGTAGCGACGCTGGTCGGCACGGAAGTCACCCCCGCCAAGTCGCGCGGCACGGTCGGCGACGTGCCGCAGCGGCCGGGCCAGCCTGCGGGCGGTCACCGTGGCCACCATCGTGCCCGAGCCGACCGAGAGCACCACCAGCAGCACGACCGCCATCGCCACCTGCGTCTGTCGTGCCCGCATCGGCCCCGCCGGGATCGCAAGCTCCACGGTCCCACCCTTGGCGATCGGAACGGTCTCCACCACCACGTCAGACCCGGGGTAGCTGCCGTACACGAGTTCGCCCGTTGTGGCCCCGCGCACGGTGAGCAGGCCGTCCCTTGGCACGGCAACCCGCACCGGGTCCAGATCCAACGGCCTGTCGTCGGCGAGCTGGTCGTCCAGGATTGCCGCGATCCGCTGCGCGCTGGATGCGAGGTCTTCCCGTTGCAGGTTGTCGACCAGCAGCCATCCGGTTACGCCGAGCGGGATACCGAGGGCGGTCCCGGTGACCGCCACGGCCAGCAGGATGGCGAGCAGGATGCGCCGCCGCATGACTCACTCGGTGTTGAAGCGAAAGCCGACCCCGCGCACCGTGGCGATGCGCTCCTCGCCGGGCTTGCGACCGCCGTTGTCGCCGCCCGCGAGCTTGCGGCGCAGCCACGACATGTGCATGTCCAGCGTCTTCGAGGTCTTCGACTCCAGGTCGTTCCAGACCTCCGAAAGGATCTCCTCCCTGCTCACCACCTGCCCCGCGCGACCGAGCAGCACGCGCAGCAACTCGAATTCCTTGTTGGCGAGTTGCACCTCGCAGCCGTCCACCGTCACCAGGCGAGCGCCGACGTCCATGCGCACCCCGCCCGCCTCGAGCACCTCGGGGGCCCTGCGGCGCAGCAGCGCCCGAATGCGCGCCAGCAGCTCGGCAAGCCGGAACGGCTTGGCCACGTAGTCGTCGGCTCCCGCGTCAAGCCCCACGACGAAGTCGACCTCGTCGGTCCTTGCCGTCAGCATCAGCACGGGCAGCCCGGCATCCGTGGCCCGCAGCCTGCGGCACACCTCGAGGCCGTCCATCCCGGGCAGGCCGAGATCCAGCACCAGCAGGTCCACCCGGTCACGCGAGGTCGCGTCCAGTGCCGACGGGCCGTCGGCGACGACCGCGACCTCGTAACCTTCCCGTTCGAGCGCGCGGGAAAGCGGCTCCGCGATCGCCGGATCGTCTTCGGCAAGTAGGACCACGCTCACCTCGCCAACCTTACGGCGCGACCACATGAAAACATCGTGACCGTGTCCCGCTACTCCTCTGACCTGATGCTCGCGGGCGAGCTGGCCGACACCGCCGACGCGATCACCACCGCCCGCTTCCGTGCCCTCGACCTGGCCGTCGGCAGCAAACCAGACCGCACTCCGGTCACCGACGCCGACACCGCGGTGGAGGACGCCGTGCGCGACCTGCTCGCGCGGCGTCGCCCTGGTGACCGTGTCGCGGGCGAGGAGCGCGGCGGTGCTGTCGGTGGCCAGGGCCGGGTGTGGGTACTGGACCCCATCGACGGAACCAAGAACTTCCTGCGCGGAACACCGGTTTGGGCGACGCTGATCGCGCTGGTCGAGAACGGCACGCCGGTGGTCGGCATGATCAGCGCGCCGCTACTCGGCAGGCGCTGGTGGGCGGGCGAGGGCGGCGGAGCCTGGCTGCGGGACTCCTCCGGCGAGCGCAGGCTCGCGGTGTCACGGGTGTCGGCGCTGGCCGACGCCTACGTATCGACGACCGACCTGGGCTCATGGGTGGAGCACCACTCAAGAGCCGCCTACCTCGCACTCGTGGACGCCTGCTGGGAGAGCAGGGCGTTCGGCGACTTCTGGCAGCACTGCCTTGTCGCGGAGGGCGCGATCGACGTGGCGGTCGAGCCGATCGTCAATCCGTGGGACGTGGCCGCCGTGCGAGTGCTCGTCACCGAGGCGGGTGGCCGCTTCACCGACCTGGCAGGGCGCTCTCGCATCGACGGCGGCTCGGCGCTGTCGACCAACGGGCTGCTGCACGACGACGCGCTGGCCACGATCGACGGGGCACGGCGCGGCTAGACGCGCGCGCTAGGGCAGCACGCCGACGGCTCCGCGCACCACCTGCGCCCAGGTGAGCCTCCCGAACAGGTAGTGACAGGCGACCTGCTCGTTGCTGAACCGGGCCCAGTCGTAGCGGTTGCCCTGCTCTCGCCAGAACACCTCCCACGCGACGTCGCCGTCCTCGCAGACGTCTTCGGTACGCAGCAGGCACCACGTGTTGTCGGCCTCGGCTCCGATCGACACCACCTCTTGCGGGATGCCGACGGCATCCAGCCAGCGCACGATCGACTCGACGTTCATGGCCTCTCCTCGAACGTGACGTCAGCCAGATAACCCAATGTCACCAGTTCCGCCGCCGAGTACACCGACCGGTACCGCACCCCGCCCCCCGGCTGGCCGAACCATGGGGCGGACAGTGCCCGCCACATCGGCAGCTCGCGGAGCACGCGATAGCGCCGGTAGCCTGCCTCCAGCAACGCCGGTGGCAGCGAACGCCGCGCGAACGGGGTGCCGTCCTCGGCGAACACCCTGCCCAACGCGGTACCGAACCGGTCGAGCACCGTGTCCGGCGCGAGCAGCACCGGCTCGCCGGGCTCGCACCCACCCTCGGGGTAGCGCTCCCCTGGAGGCCAGGCGAACTCGGCTCGCTGCCCGGCGTGCACCACGTAGCGCCGATCCCATTCGCGTTCGTCCATCCCGCCGAGCGGATCGTGGCCCTCCGACAACGTGGCGGGCGGGCACGGCAGCACCTCGGCGGGCGGCGGTGCGGGCTGGCGTACCCCCGCGCGCAGCGAGGCAAGCGCGACGGTGGGGTCGATGGTGCCGGATTCGGGATGGTCGTGCGGCGGGAACCGAAGCCCTGCGGCGTAGTCGCAGTCGCCGGCAGGCACCGGCAACTGCCGTGCCGGTTTGTCCGTGGCGACAGGAAGGTGCCCGATCGGGAACATGTGCACCAGAAACAGCGCGACCACACTCTGTCGATCCTGCCTCGCGGCACCCACCGGCGGGTGCGCGGCAGGCTGCTGGGGGCGCGCGGGGTCGGGCGCCTGCGGCGGGTGCGGGGCGCGCTGCTGGTGGTGCTGTTCCGGCCCCCACCGAAATGACTGGGGCGGCGCGGCTCGCGGGGCGTGGCCGGGCCCGGCCGTGGGTGCCGCTGTGGCGGGTGCGCCTGGTACTGGTGGGCCGCCCGCGACGGGACCGTAGGGAACGGCACCGGGACCGAACTGCTGGCCTGCGTAGGGAGGAGCGGCGAACGGCTGTGCCGCGGGCACGGGTGGCTGCGGCGCGAACTGCCCCGCGACCGGTGGCCCCGCGACCGGTGGCCCCGCGACCGGTTGCGCCGCGACCGGACCCCCGGTGAAACCGGCAAGGTGCGTCTGCCCGTGCGACTGCCCGGCCGGTGGCGGCGCGAGCGCGGTGCCGCTCGGCGGCGTCGGCGCGTCGGCGAACCCCAGGCTTGCCGCGGGCTGCCCGCTCGGCGGCGTCCTCGCGTGCGTGATGGCGATGGGGCCGGTGTCTTCCGGCCCAGCAGCGAGAACAGGAGCGGGCCCGTCGAGTGCCTCGCGGCCACGCCACACGTGCGGCAGCGGGTCCGGCTCGGACTCCGGCGACGGCGGCTGCCACGGTTCGACGCTCTCGGCAAACGCGACCGGCTCGGCCAGGTCCAGGGACTGTGCCGAATCGTGTGGCTCACCCGCCGCGAGCGGTTCCTCCACCTCGACCTCGACCGTGCCCGAGGGCCCCCGCCCGTCAGGTGCACCGAGTGCCTCCTCGACCACCTCGGCGGGCAGTCCGGTCGTGGCGGCCAGCAAACCCGACTGGCCGCCCGAGGTGTGCGCGCCTGGGTTCGGTGCCACGAGTTCGGTGGCCGTGTCGAGTGGTGCACTCCCGCTCGGTCCTACCGCGTCGGCGAGGCCGGTGGTGACGGCACCGAGGTTGGCGGCCGTGCCGCGCAGGGTCGTGTCGAGCGCCGCCAGTGCACCCGGATGCCCGGCCTGCGCGGCCGCGAGAGCCGCGTCGCGGTTCCTCGCCGCTGTCACGAGCTGACGCACGATCTCCACCTTGGCCTTACCGACCTGTTCGGCGGCGTGCTCGAGGCGATCGGCGGCCTGGTTCGCACCCGCCGCCGCCTCCATCATGCTGCCGTTTCCGGCCGACACGATGCCGGACCACCTGTGACGGGCCGCTTCCTCGGCCGGTCCGGACATCGCGTCGAGTGCGTTTCCCGCCGCCGAGTCGGCCTCGCCGGCCAGCGTCGTGAGGTCGTGCGCCGCCCTGCGCCATGCCGCGGCCTGCTCACGCATGGCGTCCTCATCCGCCTGCGGCCACGCGGTGCCCGTCTCGGCGGCGATGCCTGCGAGTTCCGCGGGTAGTTCGACACCCATGCGCGCTCCCTAGCCGACCGACCCGATGCCGCCGATGCCGTCCGCCGCTTCCTCGTCGGCGTCCTGGTAGGCCGAAGCGGCTTGGGAGAAGCTCGTCGCGACTTCGCCGAGCCTGTCGGGCAGCGCGTCCAGCGAGCGCAGTATCTCGTCGGCAGGCCCCGCGTGCGTCTGGGAGAAGCTGCGCCCGACCTCATCAGCGCCCCACGGCTGAGCTGACTCGCTCAGCGCATCCCGCAATTCGGCCACCAGCCGCCGCGCTCTGCCCGACAGCGCCTCCAACTCGGCCGCATGCGACAGCAGCCGCTGAGGGTCGGCCCCGAAACCCGCCACGCCACCGTTCATCGCGTTCCCGACCATTCGCCGTCGTCGAGCCAGTTCTGATCCTCGAAACTGGCGTCGTCCTCTTCCTCCGGGCCGGAAGTGGCGATGTCGTCCTCGGTGAGATCGGCCGTGCCGAGCAGCAGTGCCTGCGGGTCGGTGCCAGAAGGCAGCGCGGGCGCGAGTACGTCCGCCGCCAGGGAGAACGCCCTGACGGTCGCCTCCCCCGTCAGCCGCACGATCTGCGCGGCCAACTCCGCAGGGCGGTACCGGTCGTATGCGTCGTCCGCGATCATGAGGTCGGTCAGCGTGCCACGAGCACCCACGACCGCGGTGACGAGCCCGTCCTCGCTACTCACCGAGGCGCTGATCGCGGCGAGGTCGCGATGCACCGTGCTCAGTTGCTCCCTGCTGCGGTGATAGTCGGCGAGCAACTCGTCCACCTGCGCGCGATACTCGGTCACGGCGCTCTCCCGACGTCCGAAGGTCGTGTACAGCAGTCGGCGATGGTCTTTGACGCAGCCTGTTCCTCCTCGGTTCCCTTCGCAACCGCAGTCGTTGTGATCACGTGACGTGGGTGCTGCCCGGCGCGGCCCGTCAGGACCAGTCGGTCTGCCAGCCCGGTCGACGCGACGACCCCAGCAGCTCCGCATCCGCCGGACGGTGGGAGTGGTCCACGATGTGCCGTAGCAGCCGGGAATCGACGTAGTTCGGATACCCGGAGACACTGCCGGTGAGGTCAACGAGGTCCCGGAAGAGCGCGAGCGCTGGATTGCTGTTTCCGGTGTCGTGGGCGATCACCAGTGTTCCCAGTGTCTCCAGTGTCTCCGGTGGTCCCACCGCGTCGCGGGTCCGGACCGCCCTGGCACCGCACCCGGCGATGCTTTCGTTCCAGCCGAGCACCAGGGTGATGGCGAAGGTCCGGTTGACCGGGGTGAGCCGCACGTTGTCGATCATGCCAGCCGCCCGATCGGTCAGCGGGCACCACGCATCACAACCCGCTCTGGCAGCACTTCACCGCGTCAGGTGCCGCCCGCCCGCCACGGAGAGGACCTCGCCGTTGGCGTGCCCGTTCGCGGCAGAACCGAGATACGCGACCGCCGAGGCGACGTCCTGAGGTGTGCAGATGCGGCGCGTGGGCGTCTTCGCCGCCTCCGAGTCGACGGCCTTCCGCCCGAATCCGGGGGTGGTCAGCGCCCGCTCGGTCAGGGTGAAGCCAGGTCGCACGACGTTGCTGAGGATGCCGTGCCGGGCCTCTCTGACCGCCAGCACCTTTGTCGCCGTCTCCAGCGCGCCCTTGGCGGCGGAGTAGGCCACACCCGCGGCCATCGGCTGCTCGACGATGTCGGTCGAGATCAACACCAGCCTGCCCCAGCCTGCCTTCCGCATACCGGGAAGGACGGCCCCTATCACGGCCATTGTTCCGGCGGTGTTCGTGGTGAGGCCGTCGGTCAGGCTCTCCCAGGTGTCCGTCATCGTCGTCGGCCAGGAAACCGCGTTCGCGACCAAGATCGCGACCTCACCGAACTCGTGTTCGACCTGGCGCACCGAATCCGCTATCGACTCCTGGTCACGATGGTCGATCCGCACCGTCATCGCCTCCCCTCCCGACTCGATGATGGAGTCGACCAGGCTGCGCGCCCCCGCCTCGTTGCTGTGCCAGGCCGCGGCCACCCGCGCTCCCTCTGCCGCGAACACCCTCGAAATGGCGCTGCCGATTGCGCCGGACGCCCCGGTGACCAGCACCACTCGACCGTCGATCCCGAGATCCATAGCTCCCCCAAAACCAGATAGTTAGCCGGACATCTATTAGCCGACTATATAAATATAGGATTGGGCTCGTGGACGCAAGTGATTCGATGCGCGTCAATCGGGCGCTGAACAAGATGAGCAAGCTCTACCGCGCCGCGAAGGCACGCAAGCTCGCGGCGCTCGGGTTGCATCCCGGACAGGACGTGCTGCTGTGGCTGCTCGCCCAAGAGCGCGACGGCATGACAGTCTCGGAACTGGCGGCACGGCTGGGAATCGAACCGCCGACCGCCACCCGTAGCCTCGCTCGGCTGGAGCGTGGCGGGTGGTTCCGGCGCGAACCGGTCGCCACTGATCGCCGACAAGTGCGCATCGTGGTCACTGAGGCAGGCCACAGGCTGGTCCCCAGCATCGAACGCGCGTGGTCCGAACTCGCCGAGCAGGCGCTGGGCGAGGTGAGCCAGGAGCAACGCGACATCACGATCGCGGTGCTCGAACAGGCCAACGAGCGACTGCGCGGTCTGGTGGGAGAAGCCGTCCTTGCCGAGGAGTGAGCCGTTGGCGTGTCCCCGAGAACTTCAGGAACCCGCCTCAGCCGCCGAGCGCACGCACCACCCGTGACGGGCTCGGCCTGCCGAGCCGCCCGGCCAGCCACGTGCTCGTCGCGACGAGCGCGTCCAGGTCGACGCCGTGGTCGATCCCGAGCCCGTCGAGCATCCACACCAGGTCCTCGGTGGCGAGGTTGCCTGTGGCCGACTCCGCATAGGGGCAGCCACCCAGCCCGCCAGCCGAAGAATCCACAGTAGACACCCCGAGTCGCAGCGCGGCGCAGGTGTTGGCCAACGCCTGACCGTAGGTGTCGTGAAAGTGCACGGCGAGCCCGGCAACGTCGATTCCGGCGGAGGTGAACGCCGTGACCAACCGTTCGACACCAGCCGGGGTCGCGACCCCGATGGTGTCGCCTAGCGACAGTTGCGTGCAGCCGAGGTCGAGCAGGTTCCGGCCGGCACGAACGACCTGCGCCGGATCGACCACGCCCTCCCACGGGTCGCCGAAACACATCGACAGGTAGCCGCGCACGTCGACACCTTCGCTCCTTGCCCGCGACACGACCGGCTCGAACATCGCGAACTGCTCGTCGAAGCCACGGTTGAGGTTGCGTTCGGCGAAGGACTGGGTAGCGCTGCCGAACACCGCGATGTGGCGCACGCCCGCGGCGAGCGCGCGGTCCAGCCCGCGTTCGTTGGGCACCAGCACCGGGTAGCGAACCCCGGCCACCCGCCGCAGCCGCTCAAGCAGTTCCTCGGCGTCGGCCAGCTGCGGTACCCATTTCGGGTGCACGAAGCTGGTGGCCTCCAGCGTCGTCAGTCCCGCGGCAGCGAGCCGATCGAGGAACTCCAGCTTCACCTCGACGGGCACGGTGGTGGCCTCGTTCTGCAGGCCGTCGCGAGGCCCGACCTCCCAGATGGTGACCTGACGGGGCATGCCCGTCACGGGCCCGACCCGCTCCGGCAACCCGAGCTCACGCGCGCCCATGACGCTCCTGGCTGCCGGTTCCGAAGTCGAAGTCGTCGTAGGGATTGTCGTTGACCTGCCGGTAGATCATCGTGTGCACCTTCTCGACGCCGGGAATGTCGTCGAAGGTCAGCGGCTCCTCCGAGGCGGACTCGATGATCAGCGTGCCGCAGCCGAAAACGCGATCGACGAGCCCGTGCTCGAAACGGACGCTGTTGATCCTGGCCATGGGGATGTCGATGCCGGTGCGCTTGACAACGCCCTCCCGTGCGATCACCCGGTCCGTGGTGACGATGAAGTGCGTGGTGCGCCAGCGCACGAACGGCACGAGGAACAACCACACCACCAGCAGCACCGCTACCGCGCCGACAGCGATCAGCGTGACCATGTCCCACGGCGCGTCCAGGTCGCGGGCCCACAGCGCGAGCCACACCCCGGCTCCCAGCGTGCCCGCCAGAGCCAGCACCGGCAGGATCAGCATCTTGAAGTGCGGATGCTTGTGCGTTATGACGCGCTCACCCTCACTGAGCAAATCGTCTGGATAAGGCACTTCGACACCCCCGAGGGCTCATGTTCGGCGTGGGAGTCACCGTACCGCGTCATCGCCGGGCTCAGGCGTGGCTCGGCCGCAGGTGGACGACATCACCTGCGAAGATCGTGTGGCGCTCCCCGTCGGCTGTCCGGACGATGAGCGCCGCATCGGAGTCCACGTCGAGCGCCTCACCGATCTTGGCCGAACCACCCGCCACGAGAACCTTCACCTGCATCCCGAGCGTCGCGCACCGCGACCGGTACTCGTCGAGCAGCCCGGCGGCCCGCAGATCCCCGCGGGCGCAGCGCCAGCGCTGCTCGCGTTCGTGCAGGTGACCCAACAGCAGGCGGGCCACCTCCGTGCGGTCGGAGGTCGAGGCGCCCTCCTCGGCGAGTGAGGTCGCGCGCAGCGCGCCCGGCCCCGGTCGCACCGGCTCGCGCATCGGCGACACGTTCACGCCGATGCCCAGCACGACAGCCTGCTCGTCACAGGCGACCGCCTCGGCGAGCACACCGGCGCACTTGGCGCGCTCAACCCCAGCCAGCATGTCGTTGGGCCACTTGAGCACCGCGTCAACACCCAACTCCCGCGCGGTGTCGATCAGGGCGAGCCCCGCGACGGCCGCCAGCGAGCCGAGCGCGGGCAGTGGCACCTCGCCAGGCCGCAGCAACACGCTCAGGTACACGCCGGCGCCGGGCGGGGAGACCCAGGTTCGGCCCCTGCGGCCCGCACCCTTGGTCTGCTCCTCGGCGATGAGCACGGTGCGGTCTGCCGCGCCCTCCACGACGGCATCTCGAAGATCGGCGTTGGTGGAGCCCGTGCTGGCGACCACGTCGATGGCGGTATAGGGGCCGACGGGCCGCAGCAGCGCGGAACGCAGTCGCGCGGCGTCGATGCGCTTCATACGGCACAGCCTATGACCCCGGCGAGCCCTATGACGTGGCACACCCCTGCGGCCAACTGAGGGTCGTTAAGCTGCTGTTTCATGAGCAGCGCGACGGAGCCGATCGGCACGCCCCCCGCAGAAGAACCGGACATCCACACCACGGCCGGTAAGCTCGCCGACCTCTACCTGCGCTACGACGAGGCGGTGCACGCCGGGTCGGCGCGCGCGGTGGAGCGCCAGCACGCCAGGGGCAAGAAGACCGCACGTGAGCGCATCGACCTGCTGCTCGACCCCGGTTCCTTCGTCGAACTCGACGCGCTGGCCCGGCACCGCTCCACCAACTTCGGGCAGGACTCCAACCGGCCCTACGGCGACGGGGTGGTCACCGGGTACGGCACCGTCGACGGCAGGCCGGTGTGCGTGTTCAGCCAGGACGTCACGGTTTTCGGCGGCTCACTCGGCGAGGTGTACGGCGAGAAGATCGTCAAGGTGATGGACCTGGCGATCAAGACAGGCAGGCCGATCATCGGCATCAACGAGGGTGGCGGCGCGCGCATCCAGGAAGGCGTCGTCTCGCTCGGCCTTTACGGCGAGATCTTCCGCCGCAACACCCAGGCCTCCGGTGTGGTCCCGCAGATCTCGCTCATCATGGGCGCCAACGCGGGTGGGCACGTGTACTCGCCCGCGCTCACCGACTTCGTGGTGATGGTGGACCAGACCTCCCAGATGTTCATCACCGGACCCGACGTCATCAAGACGGTGACCGGCGAGGAGGTGACCTTCGAGGACCTCGGTGGTGGCCGCACCCACAACACGAAGTCCGGCAACGCGCACTACCTCGCGGGCGACGAGGAGGACGCCATCTCCTACGTCAAGGAGTTGCTCTCCTTCCTGCCCGCCAACAACCTCTCCGAACCTCCGGTGTTCGACTCTCCCGAGCCGACGGGTGAGTCCATCCCGGACGGTGTCAGCGAAACCGACCTGGAACTGGACACGCTGGTCCCCGACTCGCCGAACCAGCCGTACGACATGCACGAGGTGATCAAGCGGGTCGTGGACGAGGGCGAGTTCCTCGAGGTGCACGAACTGTTCGCGCCCAACGTGCTGGTCGGGTTCGGCCGCGTCGACGGCCACAGCGTCGGCATCGTCGCCAACCAGCCGACCCAGTTCGCGGGCTGCCTCGACATCGACGCCTCGGAGAAGGCCGCCCGGTTCGTGCGTACCTGCGACGCGTTCAACGTGCCCGTGCTGACCTTCGTCGACGTTCCCGGCTTCCTCCCCGGTACCGACCAGGAATGGAACGGCATCATCCGGCGGGGCGCGAAGCTGATCTACGCCTACGCGGAGGCGACGGTACCGCTGGTCACCGTCATCACCCGCAAAGCGTACGGCGGCGCCTACGACGTGATGGGTTCCAAGCATCTCGGCGCGGACGTCAACGTCGCGTGGCCGACCGCCCAGATCGCCGTGATGGGCGCTCAGGGTGCCGCCAACATCGTGCACCGCAAGACCATCGCCAACGCGGCGGAAGCGGGCGAGGACGTGGAGCAGCTGCGGGCGCGGCTGATCCAGGAGTACGAGGACACGCTGTGCAACCCCTACGTCGCCGCGGAGCGTGGCTATGTCGACGGCGTGATCCCGCCCTCGCACACCCGCGGCTACGTGACCAGGGCGCTTCGGATGCTTCGGGACAAGCGCGAGACGCTGCCGCCGAAGAAGCACGGCAACATCCCGCTGTGATCGCGAAAGGCCGCTGCCATGTCTGCCATGTCGGAAGAAGCTGCCATGCCTGAGCAACCGGAACATTCCGGGCCGCTGCTGCGCGTCGTGCGCGGCAATCCCGACGACGCGGAGGTGGCCGCACTCACCGCCGTCATCGCCGCCGTGGCCGCCTCCGGTGAGCAGGAGGCCAAGCCCGCCACCCGGTCGCTGTGGGCCGACCCCGCGGCGCGACTGCGGGCACCGCTGCGGCCCGGACACGGGGCCTGGCGTGCCTCCGGGCTGCTCCGTTGAGGCGGCGGTGCGTGCGCGGTGCGATCACATAGCCTTTGCCGCGTGCGTTTCGTGCTGGCCTCGGCCTCCCCAGCTCGCCTCGCGGTGCTGCGCGCGGCGGGGATCGAACCGAGTGTGATCGTCTCCGGCGTCGACGAGGAGGCCGTCGCAGCCGGACTGCCCGACCCTTCACCGTCCGAACTGGTCACCGCACTCGCCATGGCGAAGGCCGACGCCGTGGCCCGCTCCGCGGACCTCGCCGCTATCACACACGGGTCGCACGCCGAGGCCCACGAAGGTGCCGAGGACGCCGTCGTGGTCGGCTGCGACTCGATGCTCGCGATCGGTGGCGAGGTGGTGGGCAAGCCCGCGACCGCTGAGGTCGCTCGCGCACGCTGGGCCGCCATGGCAGGCGGCACCGGCGAGTTGCTCACCGGGCATGCCGTGGTGCGGGTGAGCGACGGTGAGACCGTCGGCGTCGCGAGCGGAACCCAGTCAACGACCGTGCGGTTCGCTTCCCCCACCGAGGCGGAACTCGAAGCCTAC harbors:
- a CDS encoding Maf family protein translates to MRFVLASASPARLAVLRAAGIEPSVIVSGVDEEAVAAGLPDPSPSELVTALAMAKADAVARSADLAAITHGSHAEAHEGAEDAVVVGCDSMLAIGGEVVGKPATAEVARARWAAMAGGTGELLTGHAVVRVSDGETVGVASGTQSTTVRFASPTEAELEAYLRSGEPLAVAGAFTLDGLGGWFVEGVDGDPSSVIGISLPLTRRLLAEVGVSVVDLWRDGEG